The following are encoded in a window of Candidatus Hydrogenedentota bacterium genomic DNA:
- a CDS encoding glycosyltransferase family 39 protein: protein MAERLLRSMPFVSVIMGVCLFLFHFVTHRQYGLHGDELYFIVCGSRPAWGYVDHPPFVPMVARVATMLMGTNLVAIRFFPALALGLGCTLTGWLARRLGGGRYAEFLASLSFACAPMLLRTGAFLNIPCFEVLFWLLAAHLLVTLCQRDDARWWVAVGVVAGLALLNKHTTLFLGTGLAVGILLTERRKDLFTPWPFLGAVIAFIIFLPNLRWQYDNDWATLEFVRNLNASEMQGTSRALFVVSQILLMNPINALIWIAGIIFFMSKAGHPYRLLGWVFVTVMAILLVFKAKVYYSLPAYPMLLAGGAVLLERRFDSRFRRYARVMLPAAITAMGAVFVPVVCPVGTLDWKERYISRVLGFIVDSPTELTFDFRYQLGRNEQIQAFHTIYESLDEQERGECTVLSGEYGVASEVNVLGRSMGLPLAISGNNSYYLWGPQGASGACVIAFGFDEDFLRRLFGDVRVAGEAPCPWGNEAPALRPIYLCRKPVAPLEQMWSQLKSFR from the coding sequence GTGGCAGAACGACTTCTTCGGAGTATGCCATTCGTCTCCGTGATAATGGGTGTGTGTTTGTTTCTCTTTCACTTCGTGACTCACCGGCAGTACGGGCTTCACGGTGACGAACTGTACTTCATTGTTTGTGGCAGCCGTCCCGCCTGGGGCTATGTCGATCACCCTCCGTTTGTTCCGATGGTGGCACGCGTCGCAACAATGCTGATGGGGACTAATCTGGTTGCGATCCGCTTCTTCCCCGCTTTGGCGTTGGGCCTAGGCTGCACCCTGACCGGCTGGTTGGCGCGCCGGCTTGGCGGTGGACGATACGCGGAGTTCCTGGCTTCGCTTAGCTTTGCATGCGCCCCCATGCTCCTCCGAACCGGTGCATTCTTAAATATCCCATGCTTTGAAGTGTTGTTTTGGTTGTTGGCTGCGCATCTGCTTGTAACACTATGCCAACGGGACGATGCGCGATGGTGGGTTGCTGTAGGAGTCGTTGCCGGTTTGGCGTTGCTTAACAAACACACGACGCTCTTTCTTGGTACGGGCCTTGCCGTCGGGATTCTGCTGACGGAACGCCGCAAGGACCTGTTTACACCGTGGCCCTTTCTCGGCGCTGTTATAGCCTTCATCATCTTTCTGCCGAATCTGCGATGGCAATACGACAACGATTGGGCAACGCTGGAGTTTGTGCGCAACCTGAACGCCAGCGAGATGCAGGGCACATCGCGGGCATTGTTCGTGGTCTCGCAGATCCTCTTGATGAATCCCATCAATGCGCTGATTTGGATTGCGGGAATCATATTTTTCATGAGCAAGGCAGGTCATCCGTATCGGCTGTTGGGTTGGGTCTTCGTGACCGTCATGGCCATCCTGCTCGTGTTCAAGGCGAAGGTGTATTACTCGTTGCCGGCCTATCCCATGCTGTTGGCGGGAGGCGCCGTGCTCCTTGAGAGGCGATTCGACTCCCGTTTCAGGCGCTACGCACGAGTCATGCTTCCTGCTGCAATTACCGCAATGGGAGCGGTCTTTGTTCCGGTTGTATGCCCTGTCGGGACACTTGATTGGAAGGAACGGTATATTTCGCGCGTGCTCGGCTTCATCGTGGACAGTCCCACGGAACTCACGTTTGACTTCCGTTATCAGCTTGGCCGCAACGAGCAAATCCAAGCATTTCATACTATCTACGAATCGCTGGATGAACAAGAACGCGGTGAATGTACTGTGCTCAGTGGAGAGTATGGCGTCGCATCAGAAGTCAATGTGCTTGGGCGCTCTATGGGTCTCCCGCTTGCCATCAGCGGCAACAATTCGTACTACCTCTGGGGTCCGCAGGGAGCCAGCGGTGCGTGTGTGATTGCGTTCGGTTTCGACGAAGACTTCCTCAGAAGACTATTTGGCGATGTGCGTGTCGCAGGCGAAGCGCCCTG